One Prionailurus bengalensis isolate Pbe53 chromosome B2 unlocalized genomic scaffold, Fcat_Pben_1.1_paternal_pri B2_random_Un_scaffold_46, whole genome shotgun sequence genomic window carries:
- the APOM gene encoding apolipoprotein M isoform X1: MFYQIWAALFYLYGILLNSIYQCPEFSQLTTQGVDGKEFPEPHLGRWYFIAGAAPTKEELATFDPVDNIVFNMASGSAPTQLQLRATIRTKNGLCVPRKWIYHLTEGSTDLRTEGRPDMKTKLFSSSCPGGIMLKESGQGYQRFLLYNRSPHPPEKCVEQFQSLTSCLDSKAFLLTPRNQEACALSSD; this comes from the exons ATGTTCTACCAAATATGGGCAGCTCTATTCTACCTCTATGGTATTCTCCTTAACTCCATCTACCAGTGCCCTGAGTTCAGTCAACTGACAACTCAGGGAGTGGATGGGAAAGAG TTCCCAGAGCCACACCTGGGCCGGTGGTACTTTATCGCAGGGGCAGCTCCCACCAAGGAGGAATTGGCGACTTTTGACCCTGTGGACAACATTGTTTTCAACATGGCTTCAGGCTCTGCCCCCACACAGCTCCAGCTTCGTGCTACCATCCGCAC GAAAAATGGGCTCTGTGTGCCCCGGAAATGGATCTACCACCTGACTGAGGGGAGCACAGATCTCAGAACTGAAG GGCGCCCAGACATGAAGACCAAGCTCTTCTCCAGCTCATGCCCAGGTGGAATCATGCTGAAAGAGTCAGGCCAGGGTTATCAGCGCTTCCTCCTCTACA ATCGCTCACCACACCCTCCTGAGAAGTGTGTGGAGCAATTTCAGTCCCTGACCTCCTGTTTGGACTCCAAAGCCTTCTTACTGACTCCCAGGAATCAAG aGGCCTGTGCGCTGTCCAGTGACTGA
- the APOM gene encoding apolipoprotein M isoform X2, whose protein sequence is MFYQIWAALFYLYGILLNSIYQCPEFSQLTTQGVDGKEFPEPHLGRWYFIAGAAPTKEELATFDPVDNIVFNMASGSAPTQLQLRATIRTKNGLCVPRKWIYHLTEGSTDLRTEDRSPHPPEKCVEQFQSLTSCLDSKAFLLTPRNQEACALSSD, encoded by the exons ATGTTCTACCAAATATGGGCAGCTCTATTCTACCTCTATGGTATTCTCCTTAACTCCATCTACCAGTGCCCTGAGTTCAGTCAACTGACAACTCAGGGAGTGGATGGGAAAGAG TTCCCAGAGCCACACCTGGGCCGGTGGTACTTTATCGCAGGGGCAGCTCCCACCAAGGAGGAATTGGCGACTTTTGACCCTGTGGACAACATTGTTTTCAACATGGCTTCAGGCTCTGCCCCCACACAGCTCCAGCTTCGTGCTACCATCCGCAC GAAAAATGGGCTCTGTGTGCCCCGGAAATGGATCTACCACCTGACTGAGGGGAGCACAGATCTCAGAACTGAAG ATCGCTCACCACACCCTCCTGAGAAGTGTGTGGAGCAATTTCAGTCCCTGACCTCCTGTTTGGACTCCAAAGCCTTCTTACTGACTCCCAGGAATCAAG aGGCCTGTGCGCTGTCCAGTGACTGA
- the CB2H6orf47 gene encoding uncharacterized protein C6orf47 homolog — MFLRRLGGWLPRPWGRRKPMKPDLPAPEPRPVDSSSENSGSDWDSAPETMGDVGPPKAKDPGVRRSCGAAPQPSRESQDEQLGSKRMDSLKWDKTISNTQESGRLETGGTIPKLGRDPVDSSGTRRSGVSPEGGLSPTGPEAPVEKPGRHQKLLGWLRGDPDGGAGAPLQYLGGPEECLQISTNLTLHLLELLASALLGLCSRPLRAALDALGLRGPVGLWLHGLLCFLAALHGLHAVLSLLTAHPLHFACLFGLLQALVLAVSLREPSGDEEATDLEGEKLEREGEEWRGDPGKGL; from the coding sequence ATGTTCCTGCGACGACTTGGTGGCTGGCTACCTCGCCCCTGGGGCCGCCGGAAACCAATGAAACCTGACCTGCCTGCCCCAGAACCCAGACCAGTGGACAGCTCCTCTGAGAATTCAGGGAGTGACTGGGATAGTGCCCCAGAAACCATGGGAGATGTGGGGCCTCCCAAGGCCAAAGACCCAGGGGTACGGAGGAGCTGTGGGGCTGCTCCACAGCCAAGCAGGGAGTCCCAAGATGAGCAACTGGGAAGCAAAAGAATGGATTCCCTCAAGTGGGACAAGACTATCTCTAACACTCAAGAGTCTGGGAGACTGGAGACTGGAGGGACCATTCCCAAACTTGGACGGGATCCTGTGGACTCAAGTGGCACCAGGAGATCTGGAGTGTCCCCTGAAGGGGGACTGAGCCCCACCGGGCCTGAAGCCCCAGTGGAGAAGCCAGGGCGGCATCAGAAACTGCTGGGCTGGCTACGGGGGGATCCAGATGGGGGAGCAGGGGCTCCCTTGCAGTACCTGGGGGGCCCAGAGGAGTGTCTGCAGATCTCAACCAACTTGACTCTGCACCTGTTGGAGCTGCTGGCCTCAGCACTGCTGGGGCTGTGCTCAAGGCCTCTGAGGGCAGCTTTGGACGCGTTGGGCCTGCGTGGACCTGTGGGCCTCTGGCTGCATGGGCTGCTGTGCTTCCTGGCTGCCCTgcatgggctccatgctgtgttgAGCCTACTTACTGCTCACCCCCTGCACTTTGCCTGCCTCTTTGGTCTCCTACAGGCCCTAGTGCTGGCTGTCAGCCTCCGGGAGCCCAGTGGGGATGAGGAGGCCACTGACTTGGAGGGTGAGAAGTtggagagggagggtgaggagtGGAGGGGAGATCCGGGAAAGGGGCTGTGA